In one Brassica oleracea var. oleracea cultivar TO1000 chromosome C9, BOL, whole genome shotgun sequence genomic region, the following are encoded:
- the LOC106313164 gene encoding uncharacterized protein LOC106313164 isoform X2: protein MMRVAEEESLDLSRKRKLPAEESDMLPLPKHFCLEQQQASLPDSSSPSSDIESAECSYAMEDTKTGDDTSSSSASVCMSKDSCYSTGSSSWSSGYATSGTDQCCSKGTDKIQEYVEELEFICPEYAVEDIQELIGCQDSNV, encoded by the coding sequence ATGATGAGGGTTGCTGAGGAGGAGTCACTTGACTTGAGTAGAAAGAGGAAACTGCCAGCTGAAGAATCAGACATGTTACCCTTACCGAAACACTTTTGTCTGGAGCAGCAACAAGCCTCGCTTCCTGATTCTTCATCTCCATCCTCAGATATAGAATCGGCGGAATGCTCTTATGCTATGGAAGACACAAAAACCGGAGATGATACCTCTTCATCTTCTGCATCTGTGTGCATGTCTAAAGACTCTTGTTATTCAACCGGAAGTTCAAGTTGGAGTTCTGGTTATGCAACGTCAGGCACAGATCAATGCTGTTCCAAAGGTACTGACAAAATACAAGAATATGTTGAAGAGCTGGAGTTTATTTGTCCCGAGTATGCGGTTGAAGATATTCAAGAGCTTATAGGGTGTCAAGATTCAAATGTATAA
- the LOC106313164 gene encoding uncharacterized protein LOC106313164 isoform X1 gives MGLLFSFFEYYSDTEHHNHFTNIKLLSTRTKLGFWCLVVSSSNTMGADERSSPSLDHSDIDDMMRVAEEESLDLSRKRKLPAEESDMLPLPKHFCLEQQQASLPDSSSPSSDIESAECSYAMEDTKTGDDTSSSSASVCMSKDSCYSTGSSSWSSGYATSGTDQCCSKGTDKIQEYVEELEFICPEYAVEDIQELIGCQDSNV, from the exons ATGGGTTTGCTTTTCTCCTTCTTTGAATATTATTCGGACACAGAACATCATAATCACTTCACCAACATCAAACTATTATCAACAAGAACAAAACTAGGTTTCTGGTGCCTGGTGGTATCTTCTTCCAATACCATGGGCGCGGATGAGAGAAGTAGCCCATCGCTGGATCATAG CGATATCGACGATATGATGAGGGTTGCTGAGGAGGAGTCACTTGACTTGAGTAGAAAGAGGAAACTGCCAGCTGAAGAATCAGACATGTTACCCTTACCGAAACACTTTTGTCTGGAGCAGCAACAAGCCTCGCTTCCTGATTCTTCATCTCCATCCTCAGATATAGAATCGGCGGAATGCTCTTATGCTATGGAAGACACAAAAACCGGAGATGATACCTCTTCATCTTCTGCATCTGTGTGCATGTCTAAAGACTCTTGTTATTCAACCGGAAGTTCAAGTTGGAGTTCTGGTTATGCAACGTCAGGCACAGATCAATGCTGTTCCAAAGGTACTGACAAAATACAAGAATATGTTGAAGAGCTGGAGTTTATTTGTCCCGAGTATGCGGTTGAAGATATTCAAGAGCTTATAGGGTGTCAAGATTCAAATGTATAA
- the LOC106318266 gene encoding uncharacterized protein At5g02240 translates to MANLPTVLVTGASGKTGQIVYKKLKERSDKFVAKGLVRTPQGKEKIGGEADVFIGDIRDADSITPVIQGIDALVILTSAVPKMKPGFDPTKGGRPEFIFDDGQYPEQVDWIGQKNQIDAAKAAGVKHIVLVGSMGGTNPDHPLNKLGNGNILIWKRKAEQYLADSGTPYTIIRAGGLLDKEGGARELLVGKDDELLQTDTKTVPRADVAEVCIQALLFEEAKNKAFDLGSKPEGTSSPTNDFKALFSQVTARF, encoded by the exons ATGGCGAATCTCCCCACCGTTCTCGTTACCGGCGCTAGTGGCAAAACAG GTCAGATTGTGTACAAGAAGCTGAAGGAGAGGTCAGACAAGTTTGTGGCGAAGGGGTTAGTGAGAACTCCTCAAGGGAAAGAGAAGATTGGAGGAGAAGCTGATGTGTTCATTGGTGATATAAGGGATGCTGATAGCATTACCCCTGTGATCCAAGGGATCGATGCGCTTGTGATCCTCACTAGTGCTGTGCCCAAGATGAAACCTGGGTTTGATCCCACTAAAGGTGGAAGACCTGAGTTCATTTTCGATGATGGACAATACCCTGAACAG GTTGATTGGATTGGCCAGAAGAACCAAATAGATGCTG CCAAGGCTGCTGGTGTTAAGCATATTGTCTTGGTTGGGTCCATGGGTGGAACAAATCCTGATCATCCTCTGAACAAACTGGGAAATGGGAACATACTG ATTTGGAAGAGGAAAGCTGAACAGTACCTTGCTGATTCTGGAACTCCTTACACAATAATCAG AGCTGGAGGACTTCTAGACAAAGAAGGAGGTGCACGAGAGCTCCTAGTTGGCAAAGACGATGAGCTTCTTCAAACAGACACCAAAACCGTCCCCAGGGCTGATGTTGCTGAAGTCTGCATTCAG GCATTGCTGTTCGAGGAAGCTAAGAATAAAGCATTTGATCTCGGTTCAAAACCAGAGGGAACCAGTTCTCCCACCAATGACTTCAAGGCTCTCTTCTCTCAAGTCACCGCTCGTTTTTAG
- the LOC106315497 gene encoding uncharacterized protein LOC106315497: MIHSVAKYARAAATIRGRAISVRSSSVRYSIPSRAIHGEISVPNANHVAIQMVNYALSHARSQKSDESYAQGMLVLEQCLGTQPNDDQASHDSKATVLLAMSDLLYESGNSSEAIERLKHVMSLTLSSLSIKAVAVEALVGLLIQLGQDDASLMVADEFVELVKERGHENLQDVAATAKTIKGLVELIKGNTESAESLFGGLENHDICKGNVALSYGEFLHATGNFEKAKEMYQKAIQGAADTKESMSSCNMNLKAVSLAATFALGQLESHVGNFGDAEETLTSALTSAEEHYGHNHPKVGVILTGVALMYRNKAKKERSSSILIQEGLFRRALELMKAPPLDSDGIINVETREVMALSRGGYAELLLIQENRKSEGEKMKAWAESAWRNRRISLSEALTPSSDPLDKVAIIDARTTRVL, encoded by the exons ATGATTCACTCTGTTGCCAAATACGCAAGAGCAGCCGCAACGATTCGTGGCCGCGCGATATCGGTTAGAAGCAGCTCTGTTCGGTACTCGATTCCGTCGAGGGCGATTCACGGTGAAATCAGCGTTCCAAACGCGAATCATGTGGCTATTCAGATGGTCAACTACGCTCTTTCCCACGCTCGTTCTCAAAAATCAG ATGAATCATATGCTCAAGGGATGCTAGTACTTGAACAGTGCCTTGGGACTCAACCCAACGATGATCAGGCTTCTCACGATTCTAAAGCTACGGTCTTGCTTGCTATGTCTGATCTTTTATACGAAAG TGGGAACAGTAGCGAGGCCATTGAACGCCTCAAGCATGTCATGTCTCTCACCCTCTCTTCCTTGTCTATCAAAG CTGTTGCTGTGGAAGCTCTTGTTGGTCTGCTGATTCAGTTAGGACAG GATGATGCTTCACTAATGGTTGCTGATGAATTTGTGGAACTGGTTAAAGAGAGAGGCCATGAGAATCTTCAGGACGTGGCTGCCACAGCTAAAACGATCAAAGGCCTCGTTGAGCTTATTAAAGGAAATACTGAATCTG CCGAATCTTTGTTTGGAGGACTTGAGAACCATGACATATGCAAAG GTAACGTTGCACTTTCTTATGGTGAATTCTTGCACGCCACTGGAAACTTTGAAAAGGCAAAGGAGATGTATCAAAAGGCAATTCAAGGAGCAGCAGACACCAAAGAGTCTATGAGTTCTTGTAACATGAATTTGAAGGCGGTTTCATTAGCAGCCACATTTGCTCTTGGCCAGCTCGAGTCACACGTTGG AAACTTTGGTGATGCGGAGGAAACACTGACAAGCGCATTGACAAGCGCTGAGGAACATTATG GACACAATCATCCCAAGGTTGGCGTGATTTTAACCGGAGTAGCTCTCATGTACCGAAACAAAGCCAAAAAAGAACGCTCGAGTTCTATCCTGATTCAAGAG GGACTCTTTAGAAGAGCATTGGAGCTCATGAAAGCACCTCCATTGGATTCAGACG GGATAATAAACGTGGAAACTCGGGAAGTAATGGCTCTATCAAGAG GAGGGTATGCGGAGCTACTACTGATTCAAGAAAACAGAAAAAGCGAAGGAGAGAAGATGAAAGCATGGGCTGAATCTGCATGGAGAAACAGACGTATCTCTCTTTCAGAGGCATTGACTCCCTCCTCCGACCCATTAGATAAAGTAGCCATCATAGATGCTCGCACCACTCGTGTCCTCTGA
- the LOC106318265 gene encoding ribonuclease II, chloroplastic/mitochondrial: MMSVRAINGCFIIRTATTGCAPPVSLFRHRIQRLRSSHLREFSKSGLGFPLLRKNTGGGDAPSCSACIHSLVESVSQELESVSRRKRSRISVRASVKVKLTSYGEVVEDKLVNQELEAGLLLEFKKDPERVLLAVTHRPDGKKNWMVFDQNGVSSSIKPQQITYIVPGLYNFNHTELTDFLQRAQDNLDIQLLEFAWMELLEKNKPVTPEELAEIIYGRSDPLESYCAHFLLSKDEIYFSVLESKGSRSIYSPRRTEQVEELLRRQRVKEAEEREFQEFIQLLKSAKNAPTHTKPPKSSWLANDKVRENIDSLKAYAIDAWASIGQRKLAGVILKSMGLQKTAVSALNLLIDIGYFPVHVNLDLLKLNLPTDHSDAIVEAAEILLSESSDLDAARRIDLTHLKVYAIDVDEADELDDALSATRLQDGRIKIWIHVADPARYVTPGSKVDREARRRGTSVFLPTATYPMFPEKLAMEGMSLRQGETCNAVSVSVVLRSDGSIAEYSVENSIIRPTYMLTYESAAELLHMNLQEEVELRLLSEAAFLRSQWRHEQGAVDTTTLETRIKVVNPEDPEPLINLYVENQADPAMRLVFEMMILCGEVIATFGSQHNIPLPYRGQPQSNIDVSAFAHLPEGPVRSASIVKVMRAAEMNFRCPVRHGGLGIPGYVQFTSPIRRYMDLTAHYQIKAFLRGGDNFPFSAGELEGIAASVNMQNRVVRKLCNSGLRYWVIEFLRRQQKGKKYTALILRFVKDRIASLLLVEVGFQATAWVSEGKQVGDEVEVRVEEAHPRDDLILLKEVL; encoded by the exons ATGATGTCGGTGAGGGCAATTAACGGTTGCTTCATCATCCGCACCGCCACCACCGGCTGCGCTCCTCCCGTCTCTCTATTTCGCCACCGTATTCAGCGACTCAGATCGTCTCATCTCCGCGAATTCTCGAAATCAGGGCTTGGTTTTCCTCTACTGCGAAAGAACACCGGCGGCGGCGATGCACCGAGCTGCTCGGCGTGCATTCATAGCCTCGTGGAAAGTGTTTCCCAAGAGCTCGAATCAGTCAGCAGGCGCAAGCGAAGCCGAATCAGCGTTCGCGCCAGTGTCAA GGTGAAATTAACAAGCTACGGAGAGGTTGTTGAGGATAAGCTAGTAAACCAAGAGCTAGAGGCGGGTTTGCTTCTGGAGTTCAAGAAGGATCCAGAAAGGGTGTTGTTGGCAGTCACTCATAGACCTGATGGCAAGAAGAACTGGATGGTCTTTGATCAG AATGGTGTTTCTTCTTCCATCAAACCGCAGCAAATTACCTACATCGTCCCAGGTCTTTATAATTTTAACCATACAGAGCTTACTGATTTCCTCCAGAGGGCTCAGGATAACTTG GATATTCAACTGCTTGAGTTTGCTTGGATGGAGTTGCTTGAGAAGAACAAACCTGTGACGCCAGAAGAGTTAGCAGAG ATTATTTATGGTCGCTCAGATCCTCTCGAAAGCTATTGTGCTCATTTTTTGCTCTCAAAAGACGAGATATACTTTTCTGTATTGGAGTCGAAAGGTTCTCGATCGATCTATAGCCCCCGCCGTACTGAACAG GTGGAAGAACTTTTACGCAGGCAACGTGTGAAGGAGGCAGAAGAAAGAGAGTTTCAGGAGTTTATTCAGTTGCTGAAGTCTGCCAAGAACGCGCCTACTCACACTAAGCCCCCCAAATCTTCATGGTTAGCTAATGATAAAGTGCGAGAAAATATCGACTCACTTAAAGCTTATGCTATTGATGCGTGGGCAAGCATTGGCCAACGCAAATTGGCCGGAGTG ATCTTAAAATCCATGGGATTACAGAAAACGGCTGTCTCGGCACTAAACCTTCTCATAGATATTGGATATTTTCCTGTACATGTCAATCTTGATCTGCTTAAACTGAATCTCCCCACCGACCACTCCGATGCAATTGTTGAAGCTGCTGAAATTCTTCTTTCAGAGTCTTCTGATCTTGATGCG GCTAGGAGGATCGATCTCACACACTTGAAGGTATATGCAATTGATGTTGATGAGGCTGATGAG CTTGACGATGCCCTGAGTGCAACGAGATTGCAGGATGGACGGATAAAGATCTGGATACATGTTGCTGATCCTGCTAGATATGTTACACCTGGGAGCAAAGTGGACAG AGAGGCAAGGAGAAGGGGAACTTCTGTCTTTCTTCCTACCGCTACTTATCCCATGTTTCCAGAAAAACTTGCCATGGAAGGAATGAGTTTGAGACAAGGAGAAACATGCAATGCTGTCTCTGTGTCTGTTGTCCTCCGTTCTGATGGCAG CATTGCAGAATATTCGGTAGAAAATTCAATCATCAGACCGACCTATATGTTGACATATGAAAGTGCTGCTGAGCTGCTTCACATGAACCTCCAAGAGGAGGTTGAACTGAGATTGCTGTCCGAAGCAGCTTTCCTCCGCTCTCAATGGCGCCATGAGCAG GGTGCAGTGGACACAACTACACTGGAAACTCGTATCAAAGTGGTGAATCCTGAAGATCCAGAACCGTTGATTAATCTCTATGTAGAGAATCAGGCAGACCCGGCAATGAGACTTGTCTTTGAAATGATGATACTTTGTGGGGAGGTTATAGCAACGTTTGGGTCTCAGCACAATATTCCATTGCCATATAGAGGACAACCACAGTCAAATATTGACGTGTCTGCATTTGCGCATCTTCCAGAAGGACCTGTTCGTTCTGCATCCATTGTCAAAGTAATGCGTGCTGCAGAAATGAATTTCAGATGTCCTGTTCGACATGGAGGGCTCGGAATTCCGGGTTACGTTCAGTTCACATCTCCCATTCGTCGATACATGGATCTTACCGCACACTACCAG ATTAAGGCTTTTCTTAGAGGAGGTGACAATTTTCCATTCTCAGCTGGTGAGCTAGAAGGTATAGCAGCGTCCGTAAACATGCAAAACCGAGTAGTGAGAAAACTCTGCAACAGTGGTCTTC
- the LOC106313772 gene encoding uncharacterized protein LOC106313772, translating to MAIVPALQTTFVASTNFLKQSRPSSSSSWGSSSPSNVTLPRNKRSSSVIVAAVGDVSSDGTIYLIAGAAAVALVGTAFPILFKRTDTCPECDGAGFVRKGGATLRANAARKDQAQIVCANCNGLGKLNQIDK from the exons ATGGCGATCGTACCGGCATTGCAGACGACGTTCGTGGCATCGACGAACTTCCTGAAACAATCGAGACCTTCTTCTTCGTCTTCGTGGGGATCATCATCACCGAGCAATGTGACTCTTCCCAGAAACAAGAGATCGTCGTCCGTAATTGTTGCCGCTGTCGGTGATGTCTCTTCTGACGGAACCATATATTTGATAGCCGGAGCCGCTGCTGTAGCTCTTGTCGGAACAGCTTTTCCGATCCTCTTCAAACGCACCGACAC GTGTCCGGAATGTGACGGAGCAGGATTTGTGAGGAAGGGAGGAGCGACTTTGAGGGCCAACGCCGCAAGGAAGGATCAAGCTCAGATCGTTTGCGCCAACTGCAATGGCCTCGGCAAGCTTAACCAGATTGATAAATAA
- the LOC106313451 gene encoding vacuolar amino acid transporter 1, with product MKLDEEFLHDRDHSFLTDDEENQADLACSDDEHDGDGRRCGANSDTSSPLSRNRSDNNLTDVPPPWPQSYRRSMDLMTGMTPPSVSFMPRSLSRRSGSSFHKKQPSSFFDSFSSSSSKPLLSQPDPDKEDTILPPHFPSQLKLSVTDLPLPQSNLCSVSQSILNGTNVLCGLGLITMPYAIKESGWLGLIILSFFGVITCYTGILLKRCLESSPGLQTYPDIGQAAFGITGRCIISILLYIELYAACVEYIIMMSDNLSGLFPNVSLSITPGLSLDSAQTFAVLTTILVLPTVWLKDLSLLSYLSVGGVLASVLLGLCLFWVGAVDGIGFHATGKLMDFGNLPVAIGIFGFGYSGHSVFPNIYSSMKDPSKFPLVLVICFGFCTVLYIAIAVCGYTMFGEALQSQFTLNMPKHFLPSKIAVWTAIVTPMTKYALTITPIVLSLEELIPMAKMRSHGVSILFRTILVISTLVVALSVPFFGIVAALIGSFLAMLVALIFPCLCYLSILKGKLTNTQIGLCMFIIIFGLVSGCCGTYSAISRLADQMT from the exons ATGAAACTCGACGAAGAATTCTTACACGACAGAGACCATTCGTTTCTGACAGATGACGAGGAAAATCAAGCAGATCTTGCTTGTTCTGACGATGAACACGATGGAGATGGTCGGAGATGCGGAGCAAATTCTGATACCTCCTCTCCGTTGTCTCGTAATCGTTCAGATAACAATCTCACTGATGTCCCTCCTCCATGGCCACAGAGCTACCG ACGATCAATGGATTTAATGACGGGAATGACTCCACCTTCGGTGAGTTTCATGCCTCGAAGCCTGTCCCGGAGATCAGGCTCTTCCTTCCACAAGAAGCAACCGTCTTCCTTTTTCGATTCGTTTTCTTCTTCCTCAAGCAAGCCTCTTCTCTCTCAACCAGACCCTGACAAGGAAGATACCATATTACCTCCCCATTTTCCATCCCAGCTCAAGCTCTCCGTCACCGATCTTCCCTTGCCACAATCTAATCTCTGCTCCGTTTCTCAATCCATTCTCAACG GAACCAATGTGCTGTGTGGGCTAGGATTAATAACAATGCCTTATGCAATAAAAGAAAGTGGATGGCTAGGTTTGATCATACTCTCCTTCTTTGGAGTCATCACTTGCTACACAGGCATTCTCTTGAAGAGATGTCTTGAAAGTTCTCCTGGTCTTCAAACTTACCCTGATATCGGCCAAGCCGCCTTTGGCATTACCGGTCGCTGCATCATTTCC ATCCTTCTGTACATAGAGTTGTAT GCAGCTTGTGTGGAATACATAATCATGATGAGTGATAACTTATCAGGACTATTCCCAAACGTTTCATTGAGCATTACCCCAGGGCTGTCTCTAGATTCTGCTCAAACCTTTGCAGTTTTAACCACTATTCTTGTTCTTCCAACTGTCTGGCTTAAAGACCTTAGCTTGCTTTCTTACCTTTCAG TTGGAGGAGTCTTGGCATCAGTCTTGCTAGGTCTCTGCCTCTTTTGGGTCGGTGCAGTCGATGGAATCGGGTTTCATGCAACAGGAAAACTTATGGACTTCGGTAACTTACCTGTTGCTATAGGGATTTTCGGGTTTGGGTACTCGGGTCATTCGGTTTTTCCAAACATATATTCTTCTATGAAAGATCCTTCCAAGTTTCCTCTTGTTTTAGTTATTTG TTTTGGTTTCTGTACGGTCTTATACATAGCGATAGCAGTCTGCGGTTACACCATGTTTGGTGAAGCGCTCCAATCACAATTCACATTAAACATGCCTAAACACTTCCTTCCATCTAAAATAGCGGTTTGGACTGCG ATTGTTACACCGATGACAAAATACGCGTTAACCATCACTCCAATCGTTCTGAGTCTCGAAGAACTTATTCCAATGGCTAAGATGAGGTCACATGGTGTATCGATATTGTTCAGAACAATCCTAGTCATCTCTACTCTGGTCGTTGCTCTTTCAGTTCCTTTCTTTG GGATCGTGGCTGCACTCATCGGATCATTCCTTGCAATGCTTGTG GCTCTTATCTTTCCATGTCTATGTTATCTTAGTATCCTCAAGGGTAAATTAACCAACACTCAA ATTGGATTATGCATGTTCATTATAATCTTCGGGTTGGTGAGTGGTTGTTGTGGTACTTACTCGGCTATCTCAAGATTAGCAGACCAGATGACATGA
- the LOC106316875 gene encoding thaumatin-like protein, with translation MASYATLLLLFLTISASLSSSIDGTQLILVNNCQESIWPGILGGGGQTTPRNGGFHMESGEETIIDVPDKWSGRIWGRQGCTLNQNGKGGSCQTGDCNGGSLNCQGTGGVPPATVVEMTLGSSSSPLHFYDVSLVDGFNLPVSMKPIGGGVGCGVAACEVDLNVCCPSALEVKRDGKVVGCKSACLAMQSAKYCCTGEYANPKACKPTLYANLFKAICPKAYSYAFDDSSSLKTCRASRYVITFCPPK, from the exons ATGGCGAGTTATGCAACTCTCTTACTTCTCTTTCTCACTATCTCAGCCTCCTTATCTTCCTCCATTG ATGGAACGCAGCTTATACTAGTGAACAACTGCCAGGAGAGCATATGGCCAGGAATTCTCGGCGGCGGAGGCCAAACCACGCCGAGAAACGGAGGCTTCCACATGGAAAGCGGCGAAGAGACCATCATAGACGTGCCGGATAAATGGTCCGGTCGTATATGGGGTCGACAAGGCTGCACCTTGAACCAAAACGGCAAAGGCGGCTCATGCCAAACCGGAGATTGCAACGGCGGCTCGCTCAACTGCCAAGGAACCGGCGGTGTTCCACCAGCAACCGTCGTGGAAATGACACTAGGCTCATCGTCCTCGCCGCTTCATTTCTACGACGTGAGCCTCGTAGACGGATTCAACCTCCCCGTGTCGATGAAACCCATCGGAGGAGGAGTAGGATGCGGCGTGGCGGCTTGTGAAGTCGATTTGAACGTTTGCTGTCCATCGGCGTTGGAAGTGAAGAGAGATGGCAAAGTCGTGGGATGTAAAAGCGCTTGCTTGGCGATGCAATCGGCCAAGTACTGTTGCACCGGTGAATACGCGAATCCTAAGGCTTGTAAGCCGACGCTATACGCGAATCTGTTTAAAGCGATTTGTCCGAAAGCTTATAGTTATGCGTTTGATGATTCGAGTAGTTTGAAAACGTGTAGGGCTTCTCGTTATGTCATCACTTTCTGTCCTCCCAAGTAA
- the LOC106315644 gene encoding uncharacterized protein C24B11.05, which translates to MEFENRYGIATTQKYNCLLFDLDDTLYPLSTGIARECGQNIKDYMVEELGIPKDKIVELSNLLYKNYGTTMAGLRAIGYDFDYDEYHSFVHGRLPYDNIKPDPVLRSLLLSLPLRKVIFTNADRVHAVKALKRLGLEDCFEGIICFETLNPTHTNAASGDTEIFDIVGHFDRSEPVSLLPKTPIVCKPSEAAIEKALEIANIDPNRTLFFEDSVRNVQAGKRVGLDTVLVGASNKVKGADYVLENIHNMKEAIPELWKSDRKSVDVGYSGKVAVETPVTA; encoded by the exons ATGGAGTTCGAAAACCGGTACGGAATTGCAACGACGCAGAAGTACAACTGTCTCTTGTTCG ATTTGGACGATACTCTTTATCCTCTTAGCACCGGAATCGCAAGAGAGTGTGGGCAGAACATCAAAG ACTATATGGTCGAGGAACTCGGTATACCGAAGGACAAAATCGTTGAATTGTCTAATCTTCTCTACAAGAACTATGGAACAACAATGGCCGGTCTTAGA GCGATCGGATATGACTTTGACTACGATGAATACCATAGCTTCGTCCACGGTCGTTTACCGTACGACAACATAAAACCCGACCCTGTTCTTCGAAGCCTCTTGCTTAGCCTTCCTCTACGAAAAGTC ATATTTACAAACGCGGATAGAGTTCACGCGGTCAAGGCGTTGAAGAGGCTGGGATTAGAGGATTGTTTCGAAGGGATCATATGTTTCGAAACGCTTAACCCGACGCACACAAATGCTGCGTCTGGAGATACCGAGATTTTTGATATCGTTGGACATTTCGACCGGTCTGAACCGGTTAGTTTACTCCCGAAAACGCCTATCGTGTGTAAACCGTCCGAAGCCGCTATTGAGAAAGCTCTCGAAATCGCCAATATTGACCCTAACCGAACG CTGTTCTTTGAGGACAGTGTTCGAAATGTACAAGCTGGAAAACGCGTTGGTCTCGACACGGTTCTG GTTGGTGCATCAAACAAAGTCAAAGGAGCAGATTACGTCTTGGAAAACATTCACAACATGAAGGAGGCAATACCGGAGTTATGGAAATCGGACAGAAAATCGGTTGATGTTGGATATTCCGGCAAGGTCGCCGTTGAGACACCTGTTACAGCTTAG
- the LOC106313165 gene encoding uncharacterized protein LOC106313165 translates to MEEVVERTTEMAEEGCTTPRSSKYRIPVSLVCPPPPRKKSMVARKRDPPRNGYFQPPDLETLFYAHPRREACA, encoded by the coding sequence ATGGAGGAGGTGGTGGAGAGGACGACCGAGATGGCGGAGGAAGGGTGTACGACGCCGAGAAGCTCCAAGTATAGGATTCCGGTGTCGTTGGTTTGTCCTCCGCCGCCGAGGAAGAAATCAATGGTGGCGAGGAAACGAGATCCGCCGAGGAACGGTTATTTTCAGCCGCCGGATCTGGAGACACTGTTCTACGCACATCCTCGACGGGAAGCATGCGCTTAG